GCTCGTACTTGGAGGGCGCAACCTCCCTGCCGCTGCCGTCCTTGACGACAATCGTCCCGGCAACAAGATGCGTGTGGGGCAACGCCACCGAAAAGGTGTCACGTGCGAGAAAGGTGCTCGTCACAGGAGTCACTTTCTGCAGCGAATAGAAGGTGGTGGTGGGCACAAAGTACTCATCCGGGTCCCGACCATCGACATTTGGCTCGCCTGAGTCAGGCAGCCCGTTTCCCTCCGTGCCGTCAGGATCGCGGGTGTTCGGCTTGCCGTCAGAACCGACATCATCGGTGAGGGCGTTCCAGTCACCATCGTTGTCGACGCCGTCGTTACCCGTGTCCAGGAACTCGATGCGGTAGGTGTGCCCGGTCTGTGCCTGCTCGTCAATGACCAAGTAGAAGACGTTGCCGGTACCGACGCTGGACAGCGGCGGCACCAGCACGCTCCCCTGGGGAGGCACGTAACCGGCCACCGCTGCATTGGGGATTGCCACCGCCGTGTTGCGATAGGTGCGCACCTCACCGGAAGGCAACACATCGATGCGCTTGTCGTTCTCCTTCGGGAAGATGTCCAAAGTCTCGTCGCCCCGGTCGTAGGCCACCACGGCGTAGAAGTAGCGCCGCCCGTTTTCCACGTCATAGTCGACGTAGCTGTGCTCGAGACCGGTGTCGTCGCCCAGGTAGAAGGAGGCGCCGTGGCTCTGCTGGAAGAGCTCGGCACTTCCGCGGAAATAACCTCTGACGCCATTCTTCAAGTCGAACTGCGCAATTGGCTTGTATTGGATGGGCCGGCCGTCCGCATCGGTGACCCCGAAGACCTCATTGAAGTTGTGATCGGTGGCGCGGTAGATTTTGTACCCCTCAAAGTCCTTCACCTTCAGCACCGGGTCCACCGACTCCTCGGCGCGCCGGTCCCAGTAGAGCGTGACTTTCCCATCCCCTGGGACCACAGTGAGCATGGGCTTCTCCGGCGGCGGCGGGAATCGATAATCGCTGTTGTAAATCTTTTGCACCGTCTCGCGGTTTTTCAGCAGGTCAGCGATGTCCACCTGCGGACCGCCTCCCTCTCCATAGACCAGTGCCAGCGAGAAGCGCTGCGTCTCGCCTGCGCGCAGGGGGAAGTAGCCGGAGCCGTAGATGAAGTCGCCGTCTTCGCCCCGCTCCGGCTTGTTGTTCACGATTGAGGAAGGAACTTCGAAGTAGCCGGGGGCCAAGCGCCGCCACAGGTCCTCGTCGTCAGCCATGGAGAAGGCACGGGCAGGGGTGAAGTACTCAAAGCTGGTCAAGCCGATCTGGTCAGATTCGTCCACATCGGTCTGGTCGAAATTCGGCTCGCCAGGGGTTGGCCGTCCATCGCCCTCGCCCGGGTCGTTCGTGCCCGGCACCCCGTCAGCGCCCACGTCGTCGTATTCGGCGCTCCAATCGCCATCGTTGTCGATGCCATCGTCACGCTTCTCGTCGATGAGAGGATCGTTTAGGCCCAGGCCAGTGATGTAGTCTTTGTGCCGCACCGGATTGAAGCGGTCGATGAGAACCTTGCCGGTGCGATCTTTGCGGATCTGGTAGTAGTGCAGGTAGTAGTTCTCGTCGATCAGCCCATCAAGGTCATTGTCAATCCCATCGTAGGCGTTTGAGTTGACCACCTCCAAGCCGTCCTGGATGACCACATTGCCTTCCACGAGCTCGGTCACGCCTGGGCTGACCTGCACCAGGTAAGGCACGCCCCGGGCGGCCCCGCGCGTGACGAAGGTGGTGTCTTGCGGGGGCACTGTCACCACGGTGCGGTTGTAGTCATCGTCGATCACCACCACCTTGTCGCCCGCGCGGATCACGCGCTTTTGAAAGTCGGATTGCACAAAGAGCGGCCCGGTGGCAGGGATCAACGGATGCTCCTCCGCGTCCCCGTCGTTGTCGATGCCGTCGTAGCCGTTCCCTGGACTTTCCAGAAAAGCATAGCCGACCACTCCCACAGGTCCGGTCCAACGGGGGTTCCGGCTGCAATTGTCATCAAAGTCCGCGGTGTAGGTGAGGTCCTTCTCTACATCGAAAAAGGAGTAGTCGTCATCGTATTCGCGATAGTCTTCGGTGGAGGTGACGCCCACATAAGTGCCCACCAGCATGCCAAAGACGACCTTGCTGTAGTCCGTGGTGCTGGTGTTGGTAATCTCGTAGAGCCAAAAGATACAGTCCTGGGCAAGAAAGTCCGACCACTGCATGCCGCGCACCTTCACCTGCAGACCCAAGCCGTTGCGGTTCGGATTGCGCGCGTCCGGCTTGAAGGCCACGCCCCAGCGGTTGTACTGCGCGACGTTGAACTCCTCGTCATTCTGGTCATCCATCACAAAGAAGCACTCTTCCGAGGCCGTGGTGGTCTTGCCAAAAAAGCCGTTCCAGGAGCCGGGCCAACCGGGATCGAAGGGGTCATTCATCTTGTCTGGCCAGACCGGGGGCCAGGATCGCGGATCGCTGTAGAGGGCGATGCCTTGGGAATACTCGTTGAAATACCCGGCCACCGGCTCGAATCCCCAGTAGGTACCTGATGGCGAGAGCTCGTGTTGCGTCGTCGGCCGGTCCACTGGACAGACGACCACGGAGTGGAATGTCTTGCCCTGAGCGACAACCTCGGCGCCCACCAACGGGCTCACGTCGCCGATGTAGCCGTTGTCGTCATAGATCCAGGCGCCTCGTTTCCCTCGCTGCGCTGGCTGCCCGATGACGCCCCAATTGCCAAAGACGGTCTTCACCAAGTTGCCGCGCATCACCGCATCGCGACGGTACTGACGGCCGCTCTGCGCCTGCGCCCTGTCCGCCATCGCCAGCGCTGCCACCGCCAACAGCACTGCCATTATGCCAAATCGGCTTCTCATAATCGCTCTCCGCGCTAAATCGCCTTCCTAACGGGTCTGGCCAAAGTCAAAGGTCACCCCCACCTCTACCCTGCGAGGTTCGGAGTAATGCGTGGGATTGGTGAACCAGTCCTCCAGCGTGTTCACCAGTTGCAAGGGGTTGCTCGACCTGGCCACCGCTTCGTCATAGGTAAAGCCCGCACGCCCTGTGTCGTTGTAAACGTTCACCTCATTCAGCCTGTCCAGCACGTTAAACACTCGCACAAACAGGGTCAGCACCCCGGGCTTCAGCCGGAACTCCTTGTAGGCCCGCAGGTCGATGTTCAGGTTGCCCGGTTTGCGCTGGCTGTTGGTAAGCAGGGTCGAAATGTCGGCAGTGGATCGCGGTGTATACGGAAGCCCGCTCCCCAGTTGCCCAATGAGGCTTGCCCCATACCCTCGACCCGCGTACGAGAGCGTGCCGTTCAGGGTGTGGCGCTGATCCCAGTCTAAGGGGGTGAGCTGCACTTCTGGTAATGCACCGCCACTCAAGGCGTTCCGTGCCTGCTCCGGGTCAGAGTTGGTCCCCTTGGCAATCTGCATGGTGTAGTCCAGCGAGGCGGCTAAGCCACCCGAGAAACGCTTGTTCAGCGACACGATGATGCCTCTAATGAAACCAAAGTCGCTGTTGACCAGTTTGCTGTACCGCCCAAAGCCACCAAACAAGACAATCTCTTGCGCCTGCGTTCCCGCCAAATTGCGCACGTCGCGGAAATAGCCCGTGATATGGAGGGACAGGTCTTCGGCAAGTTGTTGCTGCAGGCCGATCTCGCCGCTCACCGTCTGCTCAGGCTTCAGATCCGCATTGCCGATCACCCCCAAGTTCCCTGTGCCGGTCCCCAGCTCAAAGTCCGGGTTCTGGTACAAGCGCTCGAACCGGGGTATCTGGAAAAAGTGCCCGTAGGAGAAATGAATCACGCCCCTGTCCGTGATGGGGAAGGAGACTCCCAGCCTGGGGCTCACCTGCACCTTGGCACTCGCCTTCTTGTACCAATACTGCTGCCGCTCCGCTAAGGTGACGGCCGGCTCGCCAGGGTCCCAGATGCCGTTCCCCTCGGTGCCGTCCAAGTCGTGCGTTCCCGGCTTGCCATCGCTCCCCCAGTCGTGATAGCGGTTCTGCGGCTTGATGGGGTTGTAGATGGTCGGGTCGGTCTCATCAGTCAGCACCACGCCATCCGGCTCGAAGTAGTCCATGCGCACGCCCACATTGACGATAAAGTTCTTGAACTCCATCTTGTCCTGCAGATAGGCGGAGAACTCGGTGGGACGATGCGTGTATTGGCTCGCGTAAATGGTCGAGTCCGGCAGAATGCGCGTGGCGATGAAGGGACTGTCGAACAGCGGATCGATGGCCGATTGCGTGAGAACCGGTTGCAGGGTGACGTCCCGCTGGTAGACCTTGTGTTTGCGGAACTCAAGCCCTCCCTTGAGCTGGTGGGTAGCGGTCACCTGGCTGGTGAGATCGAATTTCGCTAAGTAGGTGTCCGTGCGCCGTTCGAAGCGCGCGTTGTCCGTCCCACCCGTCTTGAAGCTGTAGGCCCCTTGGAGGCCGATGTCGGGATGGACATAGCGGGCATCATGGGGGTCTTCGTACGTCCAACTCTTGTACGCCTTGCTGAACTGCGAGAAGCCAAGCGTATAGAAAGTCTTCGAAGAGACGAGGTGCGTGACCTTGATGATGTTGGTGAGCCCCGTCCTAAACCGCTGCAATTGACCGTCGGGGTTGTACTTGTAATCGCGTTGATAGTCCTGGTAGTCGACGTCATCCAGGATCACATTGTACGCCAGTTGCAGCCAGGGCACCGGCTTGTACATGAGCTTGCCCTGCAGGTAGAGCTTGCGATTCCAGTTCATGGGCACAAAGGCACCATCGCCCCGTCCGCCCTGGTGGGAGGCACGCAGTCTCTGGTAGTAAACCGCAAACGAATCGGCACTGATGTTCCGCGCGCGAAGCTCATTCTGCGTCAGGACCGAGTCCAGCAGGGCATTGGTGCCCAACACGTACTGGAAGCCCCGCTGGCCAGGCCCCACCACCCTGCTTTCCGCCAGGAATTCTGGAAACACCTGCTCCACCACCTGCTCCGGCAGGACCACGCTGGCTGTCACCGCCTGGGGCCGGTAGCGGCGCTGTCCAAACAGCCAACCGTCGAAGTAGATGTAGCGCGCATTCACAAAGTACGAGAGCTTATCTCGCCATAGAGGCCCTTCTAAGCTGCCCTCCACGTTGCGAATGGCCACCGGGTTGATGTTCTTGATGTGTGGGAAGATCTTGTCGTGCGTGCT
This Calditrichota bacterium DNA region includes the following protein-coding sequences:
- a CDS encoding TonB-dependent receptor — encoded protein: MRIVQRCGRNAAIGLLLLWLPSFVWAGTTGKIAGVVQDAETGEPLPGVNITLEGTTMGAATDGAGRYVVLFVPPGTYTLRASMIGYSPMRVENVRVSIDLTTEINFKLRSTVLELGEAVTVVAERPMVVKDLTASTSVMGSEEIKALPVTEVHEALALTAGLVRDAGGGLHIRGGRSGEISYWIDGIPVTDVYDGGTVVDVNKNMVQELQVVSGAFNAEYGQAMSGIVNISTKEGGNTFGGSFTTYLGDHLSTHDKIFPHIKNINPVAIRNVEGSLEGPLWRDKLSYFVNARYIYFDGWLFGQRRYRPQAVTASVVLPEQVVEQVFPEFLAESRVVGPGQRGFQYVLGTNALLDSVLTQNELRARNISADSFAVYYQRLRASHQGGRGDGAFVPMNWNRKLYLQGKLMYKPVPWLQLAYNVILDDVDYQDYQRDYKYNPDGQLQRFRTGLTNIIKVTHLVSSKTFYTLGFSQFSKAYKSWTYEDPHDARYVHPDIGLQGAYSFKTGGTDNARFERRTDTYLAKFDLTSQVTATHQLKGGLEFRKHKVYQRDVTLQPVLTQSAIDPLFDSPFIATRILPDSTIYASQYTHRPTEFSAYLQDKMEFKNFIVNVGVRMDYFEPDGVVLTDETDPTIYNPIKPQNRYHDWGSDGKPGTHDLDGTEGNGIWDPGEPAVTLAERQQYWYKKASAKVQVSPRLGVSFPITDRGVIHFSYGHFFQIPRFERLYQNPDFELGTGTGNLGVIGNADLKPEQTVSGEIGLQQQLAEDLSLHITGYFRDVRNLAGTQAQEIVLFGGFGRYSKLVNSDFGFIRGIIVSLNKRFSGGLAASLDYTMQIAKGTNSDPEQARNALSGGALPEVQLTPLDWDQRHTLNGTLSYAGRGYGASLIGQLGSGLPYTPRSTADISTLLTNSQRKPGNLNIDLRAYKEFRLKPGVLTLFVRVFNVLDRLNEVNVYNDTGRAGFTYDEAVARSSNPLQLVNTLEDWFTNPTHYSEPRRVEVGVTFDFGQTR